A segment of the Onychomys torridus chromosome 16, mOncTor1.1, whole genome shotgun sequence genome:
NNNNNNNNNNNNNNNNNNNNNNNNNNNNNNNNNNNNNNNNNNNNNNNNNNNNNNNNNNNNNNNNNNNNNNNNNNNNNNNNNNNNNNNNNNNNNNNNNNNNNNNNNNNNNNNNNNNNNNNNNNNNNNNNNNNNNNNNNNNNNNNNNNNNNNNNNNNNNNNNNNNNNNNNNNNNNNNNNNNNNNNNNNNNNNNNNNNNNNNNNNNNNNNNNNNNNNNNNNNNNNNNNNNNNNNNNNNNNNNNNNNNNNNNNNNNNNNNNNNNNNNNNNNNNNNNNNNNNNNNNNNNNNNNNNNNNNNNNNNNNNNNNNNNNNNNNNNNNNNNNNNNNNNNNNNNNNNNNNNNNNNNNNNNNNNNNNNNNNNNNNNNNNNNNNNNNNNNNNNNNNNNNNNNNNNNNNNNNNNNNNNNNNNNNNNNNNNNNNNNNNNNNNNNNNNNNNNNNNNNNNNNNNNNNNNNNNNNNNNNNNNNNNNNNNNNNNNNNNNNNNNNNNNNNNNNNNNNNNNNNNNNNNNNNNNNNNNNNNNNNNNNNNNNNNNNNNNNNNNNNNNNNNNNNNNNNNNNNNNNNNNNNNNNNNNNNNNNNNNNNNNNNNNNNNNNNNNNNNNNNNNNNNNNNNNNNNNNNNNNNNNNNNNNNNNNNNNNNNNNNNNNNNNNNNNNNNNNNNNNNNNNNNNNNNNNNNNNNNNNNNNNNNNNNNNNNNNNNNNNNNNNNNNNNNNNNNNNNNNNNNNNNNNNNNNNNNNNNNNNNNNNNNNNNNNNNNNNNNNNNNNNNNNNNNNNNNNNNNNNNNNNNNNNNNNNNNNNNNNNNNNNNNNNNNNNNNNNNNNNNNNNNNNNNNNNNNNNNNNNNNNNNNNNNNNNNNNNNNNNNNNNNNNNNNNNNNNNNNNNNNNNNNNNNNNNNNNNNNNNNNNNNNNNNNNNNNNNNNNNNNNNNNNNNNNNNNNNNNNNNNNNNNNNNNNNNNNNNNNNNNNNNNNNNNNNNNNNNNNNNNNNNNNNNNNNNNNNNNNNNNNNNNNNNNNNNNNNNNNNNNNNNNNNNNNNNNNNNNNNNNNNNNNNNNNNNNNNNNNNNNNNNNNNNNNNNNNNNNNNNNNNNNNNNNNNNNNNNNNNNNNNNNNNNNNNNNNNNNNNNNNNNNNNNNNNNNNNNNNNNNNNNNNNNNNNNNNNNNNNNNNNNNNNNNNNNNNNNNNNNNNNNNNNNNNNNNNNNNNNNNNNNNNNNNNNNNNNNNNNNNNNNNNNNNNNNNNNNNNNNNNNNNNNNNNNNNNNNNNNNNNNNNNNNNNNNNNNNNNNNNNNNNNNNNNNNNNNNNNNNNNNNNNNNNNNNNNNNNNNNNNNNNNNNNNNNNNNNNNNNNNNNNNNNNNNNNNNNNNNNNNNNNNNNNNNNNNNNNNNNNNNNNNNNNNNNNNNNNNNNNNNNNNNNNNNNNNNNNNNNNNNNNNNNNNNNNNNNNNNNNNNNNNNNNNNNNNNNNNNNNNNNNNNNNNNNNNNNNNNNNNNNNNNNNNNNNNNNNNNNNNNNNNNNNNNNNNNNNNNNNNNNNNNNNNNNNNNNNNNNNNNNNNNNNNNNNNNNNNNNNNNNNNNNNNNNNNNNNNNNNNNNNNNNNNNNNNNNNNNNNNNNNNNNNNNNNNNNNNNNNNNNNNNNNNNNNNNNNNNNNNNNNNNNNNNNNNNNNNNNNNNNNNNNNNNNNNNNNNNNNNNNNNNNNNNNNNNNNNNNNNNNNNNNNNNNNNNNNNNNNNNNNNNNNNNNNNNNNNNNNNNNNNNNNNNNNNNNNNNNNNNNNNNNNNNNNNNNNNNNNNNNNNNNNNNNNNNNNNNNNNNNNNNNNNNNNNNNNNNNNNNNNNNNNTCTCTGTTCCAGCTGCCAGACAAGGAGGTGTTCTCCTTCTCAGTTCTGGAATCCTTGGTGCTGATAGGAAGAGAGATGTCCTCTGTGTCTGTATCCTCCATCTGCTGGTTCTACAGCACAGGGGGAAGCAAGGCTTTGAGGTAGGGGATGGTGAAAGGATTTGTAGCAATCAATGGAAAAGTGCTGACATCATCCTTGAAAAGACTCTGGGTCTTGCCTGTCCTGGCCATGAAGCAGGTAAGTGCTTGCTCCACAACTCGCTGCTGAGATGCAACCTTTTCTCTCAGGACCTGGTAGTCAGACACTGGTTCAAGGTATGTGGGAGTGTTGATGTAGGTGTGGGGATCCAGAATCTCAGGGAAATGGCTGGAGATGTGTGGTGGGTGGGGTCTGTTCTGCACTGCAGTGAGTGCCTTCGGTGTCCCTGGCTGATTGGTAACCAGAGGTGCACACATGGCCCCCTATGTGACTGTTTTGCATAACCAGGAAGAGTGTCCAATTGAACACCATTTCAACCAGTGTgacaaagacatcccacagtgtGGGCTGTGTCCTAGCTGTGTGTTCACAGAATGACTTGGCACTTCTCCAGACTTGTGAGATGTAGCTCTGTAGTATCTCTGTCAGTGTTTCCACAAATGCTTTCTCAGAGCTCTCAAATCCTGCCTCTGTCAGCAAGaaactcacaaccacttgtagaGTCCTCTTCCAGGCCAGATGGTAGTTGTCAGCAGGGCTGGTGGACTGTTTCCTTCCTGATCCCATTCTGGAGCCACCAGCCCCAGCTGTCCTTTCGGCCATCAAGCTCTCCATACAGCCCTGTAATAGGAATCTAGAAAGGGCCAGGAGGGGATGTCCCACTCCTAcggtagagtcaggcagatctctgtgtgttagaggccagccagggagACACAGTGTATTACAGAAAaggcaacaaagctacacagagaaaccttgcctaaaaaaaccaaaacaaaataacattcaAAACGATATATTTGGGTGAagaactgagagatcagaggaataagacAAGACAAGCTAACCTCACATCCACAACTCCTGATCAAATCCTATTTCCACGAAGCTTCAGAAGTAGAAAGATTCTGAGTCATGACCCGAAAGGAACTCAGCTGAagtgcctctagttcctggtcctcattctTATATATCTGTCTGCTGCCTGaggtcactttctgggattaaaggtgtgtgtctttcccaagcaagactaGTGAtctcaagaactgggattaaaggtgtgtgtcaccatgcctggctgttcacTTTGTGGCCttgacctctgcctccaaagtgagaGTGTTAAAGCCTtgggtgccaccattttctgacctctgtctAATCTactggctcttctgttctctgacccccagataagttttttttaGGGTACACAATTTAATAGGGATGTGAAGGCCATACAGACCCCATCTTGGGGATTTGGGACAAGACTATGTTGTGATAGGGAGAAGCATAAATTTCCAGAGGACTTAAGGTTACCCCCAGGCACTCTGTTCATTGAATCTGAAGAAAGATAGCACTTGTTTCCAATGGCTCATACTCTGCTTATTTCTGACCAAACTCTGTTGCTTTGCAGGCTAAATCTCCCAGCAAGATGGCCTTCTGCCTGCTTGAGGAATGAGGCTTCAGAAGTCAGATCAACTCTTCAATTGCTTTTGACCATAAGCTTCTGATCTAGAATTCTTGTTAACAAAGACAGAGACGtagattattttgtatttttttaaataagcacatattacattaaagaaaaagaccTTTGATTTGTAATTTCCAcgttgggaagaaagggaaagaaataaagacttttgAAAACCCGAATTACAGAGAGGAAGTGACTTTGTACCCCTAACGCTCTCAACTCCAAAAAACCAAGGTCCACACAACTCCTGTCCGGCCACCAAGGGAGGGAGTTAGGCATCTTCTTAGTAGCAGGCTTTGGCTACTATTCCTGCTCTgccacaaaggaaaacagaatgaaGTGCAGGGATAGACTGGTGGAAAGAAGTTATTACCTTCAGTCACAAATGCTTgatgcttttttccttttaaagttttattataaacatttttttattctttaactaAAGAATATTATACAAACAGGTATATTGTGAAATCACCACAGACATGACTGTTTTTTACTGCAGTAAAAATGCGCCATCCTGAAAGTAGGAGATGCAAACTAGGAAGTTGTCCCTGGAGTCtttcttactcattttattttgtgttgttattgttttcagaaGGGACCTCAGGTTCCAGGGAGACTCTAATCATCCTCAAATGCAGGGAATACAATTCCTTAAGACACAGTCCAGGGGACAGCAAAAGGCAGGTTTTGTGAATCCATTCTCTCAGTTCCTCTCACTAGCAAGATTTTCTTGCAAGAGAGCACTGGCACATCACTCATTCAGAGAGAAGAAGATGTCATCTTCCCAATCAGAGTGGTCTGAGCTGTCCTCCACCagaatcacttcctcttcctcctctgcatcagagtcttcctcttccccctcctctccctcctctaggCTTGCTAGCTCCTCATCAGAGGGAGAGAGGACATTGTCCCCATCCTGCATAGCGTTCTCACTGTTGTCAGCCTCCTCCATTTCTGCATCTTGCCACTGGTCAGTGTCCAAGTTCTCTACATCATCCGTGCCATCATCttcactctcttcctcctgttcttcctcttctgcgtcctcctcttcatcttcttcctctgccagACGCTGCCTGCCCACTTCATAAAGCCTGCATACTGTGTCCATATTAGGGGCATCCATACTGCCTTGATTCTCAATGACAGCAAGATAGCAGTCTTTGGTGTCTCTACCCAGGTCAAAGATATTCCGTTTCACATCAATAGTTGCTATAGGTTTGTAATCAGTTGCATTAAATGTTCGGAAGGATGACCCAAAGGGGCTTTTCGTCCTCTCTTCCAAGAAGTCATCTTCATCATCTGCCTGCAACATTGCTCCATACATCACTGTCCCTGTGTAGTTAAACACCACACGACATTGATCCAGAGCAGGAACTGTGTGTAAAAGATGGAAAGTTCGAAGGTCCCAAATTTCTGTATTGATGATGACCTCCAGCCCATTGGGATGGAAAACACCACTGATATTCCTGTTGAACTTGTCAAACTTGTGGATGGCCTGTGCAGAGCGGACATCCCACAGGACCCCATCATTTAAGACAAGATCGTCTGTAGGATCAAAGGTGGCACAGTTCCTCTTGTAGTTGTTAGCAAGATCTGGGTTAAACAGAGTCAACATCTTGGTGCCAGTCTCAATATCATAAACATGGGCCATGTCTCCTTTTGTGCCTATGACCTGATCCTGAGAGTACTTACTGAACTCAACATAATGATCTTCTGTGAAGGAATGCTTCATATCAAATACTGACCTCATCCCCCAAAGTGCAGACAAAGGCTGGCTCCAAGTGGCAGATGTCAGAAGTAAGGACCCATCCCTGGAAGGTTCAAGGTGTGTGATGGCTGAGTTGTGACAGTTATAGCTGGCCTCTTCCTGTCCACTAAATACGTTGTAGAGCTTCAGCTGCCCTGTACAGTTCCCAAGCATCAGGAACCGCTCCTGGGCTGAGAATGCACAACATGTCAAGCCACTCTCATCTTCATGAGCTTCCGGAAACACTGAAATAGGATGAAATCGCCTAAAGATAAGATGCCTATCAAAGCCTCCTCCATCTATACCTCCATATTTTGGAAACCATGACCTGCAGTTTAGCCTTGAGGTAAAGTTTGTTGGGGCTTGCCTCCTCTGTTTTGGCTCAGGGCACTGGTGAGgagtaaagagagaaaaaggtggaCAGGTGGCAATGGGGTTCTTGCAGCGAGCATGTTGCTCTCTAAGATGCTCTGTGATGATACTGTCCAGTGTTGGTGGGGAAGAAAGATGTCTGTTCAGTTGTGTTTTGACAGCATGGCTCTGGCTGTGTGTGCTGGGTTCTGACTTTTGCCACAACACTTGGGTATTCCTGCCATTGCAAAGTGATGGCCTCTCTCTGATAAAACTTACCCTGCCAATCAAAGGCAGTGAATCCTGGGGTGGAAATGGCAGAGGATTGGAAGGGAGTATAATGGGGACAGAATGGGCAGAAGCACCAAAATCAGCAATGCTGCCCATTAGACTTGTAATGCCATTGGCAATCTGAGGGTTCTTAGGAAGAGAGACAGTAGGAGCAGCAGCAGTCACTGGAGTGAAAGCAGAGGGATGTGAGGCAGCAGTTATGGGCAAGTCAGCCTCTCTGGTCAGCACAGTTGCTGACTCTCCAAGCCCTTTAGAAATGAGATGGTTTCTTATCAACAGAAGTAGTTCTTTCCCAGAGAAGGTGATCCTTGACTGGGCAACAATGCCTGCTTTCTGTAGCCCTGCCAGTGACATATCAGTGCCAAGCAGAAGAGGCTTTCCTGATATTTTCTTAATGAGCTCATCTGCATAGTTGCAGAATTTGACATGGTAGCTACACTTGTCCTCTAGCACTGGCTCCTTCTTCAGCTGTTGAATCTGCCAGCTACTAAAAAGGGGCAATTTGCTGATGATCTGTGTAACAGTGCTACTTCTAGACAAGCCCACTAGGACTTTGCAAGCCAGGGCTCGGATCTGGTCTGCATCTGTGATGGGCATCTTGACGGACAATAGGGACAGAAGCACCTTGATGCCATCATTGGACTGGACCACATTCCACATCTTGGCCAGGGGATGCTCACTGCTCTTGGGGATCTGAGACAGCTTTctcaaagcagttccagaagTAAATTTACCAAAACTGGATATTCGGTTATCTGGGCCACATACACAATTGATTATAACTCGAAGGGCTGACTTCTGAATTTCAGCATCATGGAGAAAATATTCACCTTCAGCAACTGCCAAAATGATGCTGATTCCTACAGTGGATACAGTAGAGCCATGCTCATCCAAGACCTTCACCGAGTCTGCCAATTGCAGCTGGATTTTTGGCACCACAGTGAGGATGGCCAGGACATCCAAAGCAAAGCGCACAGTGTCAGTCCTTGCATAATAGGTCTTCCACTTGCAGGCGATGGAAATCAGCTGCAACAAGAGCTGCACGCAGGAAAGCTTGAGGAAGACTTCAGCAGGTTCCCAATACAGCTGAGTTGGGCCATATTCTATCAAAAACTCCATCATTTCCTCAATCTGCTCACCAGTGTATGAGCATGCCTTGTATGGAGGGGAAGAGTGCACAGGAATAGCTCCCTCAGGGCTCTGAAGGGACTGCTTGACTTGTTCCAGTTTAATGGCCAAGTGAGCCTCAAAGTACTTTCTCAGAGCCATGCAGGTATGTTTGCCTCTTTGGCAGGTAGCAAAGATTTTATCAGTTGCTCACATGTCCATCCGGGTCTTCTGAATTTAGAATCTCCAAAGTACTGATCAAGTTCACTAGGCGACGAAGACCATCATAATGGTCAAACAACTCCAAGACAGCTGGGAATGAGAAGCAACGTGAGAAAAACAATGTTGTAATGCGGCATCCTGAAGCATGAGAACATTCCATTAACCATAGGGCATAGTTCACTACATCAGAGAGAACTTGGTGGGGATGCATGCAAACTATTTCCATAACATCCAGGTTGTAGGACAGGTAATACAAGCATATAGATACACCAGTTGCAGCCATAGAAGGACGAGGAATCTCCAGTAATTTCTGCACTCCACCATGTGTAACAAAGCCTGTGGCAAATTTCTTATGGATGAGGAGAGATGCTAGGTGCTTGAGTGCCTCAAAAGTAAGCAGGACATCATTAGTCTGTTTCAGATCAATATAAAACATCATCAGTTCTCGTGAACCAAGTTGCATGAACAGGGGAAGTAACTCCTGATACTCTCCCAAAGGGGTCAGGTACTGGAGAAGAAGTCTCTGCTCAATAGCAGGAGTCATTGGATAAAGGGTATAATTGCTGCCAACTACCCAGGGGGCCACTTCTGACCAGCTGCTATTAGACACCTCAGCAAACATACCATCTGGCTCAGAAGATGAGAAACCCAACTTCTGCTTGGCCCTCCTGATGTTCTCTCTTTCACCATGCTTTGCAGACTTCTTGAATCCTGATGCTTCCTCAGGCTTAGTTACTGAGTTCACCCTACAAGTGGTCTTCTGACTTGAATGCAGATGAAAGGAGATGTCCATATCTCTAGACGTTTCTTGGTCTCCATCCACAACATCTACTGCCATGTCACCATAGTCCAtatccacagcttcctcatccaaAAGCAAGCGTGGCTCTGATGAAGTCTTCTGTTGCCTAGGACACTTACTTTCCTGCTGCGAAGACACTTCCTGAACATGTAGCTCTCTCAGTCTGCCAAGAACTATTGCCACCAGCCGTGAATTTTCATCTCTGTAGCTTGTAGCAATCTCTTCATTTTCCATAGCACATCCTAACAGTGCTGTAGAATATGTCCTCAGTGGCTGATCAGCCTCTTGGGCCCATTTGAAAAGATTTTCAACAATCCCTTCCTTTTCTTGAAAGACCTCTGCAGTTTCTAGACCTGGCATGATGTCCAGTAGCAGTCTGCAGGCTTCAGTATTTAAAGGGGCCTCTGTGCTTGTCATCATATACCCGTTCATCAGTGTGTTCATGAAATCATCATTCTTGGAGAGTAGTCTCAGCAAGTGACCCAGCATACACTCTGGATCGACTCCAACAGGATGTTGATCATCAAATGGGTCTGGATCTCCTTTGTGatattcttcagtttctttttcaattaattcTGACATTCTCCTAAAGATGGCTACCATAGCCTGCCCACTGCCATGGTCCTCTTTCCACTGTTCCAGCAGGGCAGTGAGCTCAGCTTTGGAGTCCACATGTACCACTACTGTAGTCATGACTTGTCCCCAGCTTAAGAACCAAGGAGTATTCACAATGGCTGGACTGGTCCAAATCTGCTTTCAGCAACTCTAGGGAGCTTAGTTGTTGGGAGAAGATTGTAGTGAGCAGCTGATGCTTAGATGTGTCTTTCAGCCAACCAGAAATCTGCTGAGACAGATAGAGATGTTACATCATGCACTTACATATTACATCCCCTTCTGAGCATCCAAGGCTTTGGGAGCAGAGTTACCAGGACAGCTGACAGGTCCAGAAGGTCAGAGGCTTTTCACGAAGCCTCTGTAGTTGATTGCTACATTTCTCAGATTGGAGGTTCACTCTGATAGTCTGAGAACTGAAGACAGCCTAAGAGCCATGGAATGTCTGAAGTTCCATGGCTCAAGTAGGCCCTCAGGCCAGGAGTTCCTGAGTGAAAATCCATCTTTAGAATTAGGCTTTGTGGTCTGAATATTGCTGGGCTGTCCAGAAAATGTTAATCCCACCAATCAACTATAAGACCACTCCCACGGTTGCTAgctaaatttgaagcaagctttaattaaatactttgCCAGGTGGATGGCCTCTGCTCAGGTTGATAcccaggttcccaggaaatggcttCCAATACTTTATTATCCCTTTAGAATATGAGGTATCGGTGTGGATGAACATGACTCCACCTTTTCCACCCCTTTAACATGGACATTTATCACTAATGTGTGTGTCAGCACATGTTATATTTTCATGATAACATGGCTCCTAAGCACTGAGTTTGCAAGATGTTTCTTGGAGAGCCACCATATGCACTATGCTGGAGATCATCTGACACTTTTTAGAGAACAACAGAAATTGGAAATCCAAGGGGATATCTTGCCTTTTCTGAAAACAGTTTGACTGGAAAGCACTAAGAAGTAATTAAGATTTTGGGAACAAGTGAGGTAAATACATTTCAACAAGCTTAGTATACAGTGATTTGTTCTATACTCCTTAGAGCCTAATTTGAGACAAATGTTTAGCATCTGTAAAATGTTGTACTATAGTCTATTGAAGCACCGTGGAGCTCTGTTGATCTgtcagtttattttgttttcttttaacttgTTTTCTCTTACAagatttgtctgtgtagttttggtgcctgtcctggaacttgcttcttATATCAagaaggccttgaactcaaagggatgtgctggctctgcccctgaggtgctgggattaaaggcgtgctccacctctgccctgcttttcctttattttatgtacagcCAGTTTCCTTCTTCCCACTGCCACTCCTGTAACCACACCCACACAATCCGCACTCTGCCCCAATCCATCCACTCCTCCGGTCTCAGTTCAAACATGAGTGGCCCCTCAGGCACGTGAAGCTGAGGTAGTTgaaatgaatcttaaatggtcatattaaataaaaaattcaggactctgtattggggtgaattctgaaatcTCGGATAATCAAAACAtgccccagcttaaaaaaaaaaaaaaaaaaactacctagggaaatcctgttttgaaaaaaatcaaaatcaaaatataacaacaacaacagaaataaattagtaaatgaataaataaccaGCACCAGAGACTGGAGTGAACAACTAAGAGATCAGGTTactaggacaagccacagctaacctcacctcaacaactcctcTCCCCATCCTGTTTCCAAGAATCTTCAGATTGTGAAAGATTCTGAGTCCTCACTAGAGTGGATCTCAGCTAAAGTGCGGATAAAATGCCTAAAGCCTTAAAATCCTCTAGTTCCAGGTCCTCATGCCTCAtgtacttttctgtttcctgacatccactttctgggattaaaggtgtgtgttaacATTCCTGGCTTTTCCCAGTGTGAcctagatctctgcctccaaagggcataggattaaaggtgagtgtcaccattttctgactTTGTCTAATCTGGTGCCTGGTCAGTTCTGTGACAcctagataagttttattagggtacacaatttaTTGGGGATGGGAAGGCAATCCAGTCCCCATCTTAGGGTAGGGTCC
Coding sequences within it:
- the LOC118597474 gene encoding LOW QUALITY PROTEIN: DDB1- and CUL4-associated factor 1-like (The sequence of the model RefSeq protein was modified relative to this genomic sequence to represent the inferred CDS: deleted 1 base in 1 codon); translated protein: MTTVVVHVDSKAELTALLEQWKEDHGSGQAMVAIFRRMSELIEKETEEYHKGDPDPFDDQHPVGVDPECMLGHLLRLLSKNDDFMNTLMNGYMMTSTEAPLNTEACRLLLDIMPGLETAEVFQEKEGIVENLFKWAQEADQPLRTYSTALLGCAMENEEIATSYRDENSRLVAIVLGRLRELHVQEVSSQQESKCPRQQKTSSEPRLLLDEEAVDMDYGDMAVDVVDGDQETSRDMDISFHLHSSQKTTCRVNSVTKPEEASGFKKSAKHGERENIRRAKQKLGFSSSEPDGMFAEVSNSSWSEVAPWVVGSNYTLYPMTPAIEQRLLLQYLTPLGEYQELLPLFMQLGSRELMMFYIDLKQTNDVLLTFEALKHLASLLIHKKFATGFVTHGGVQKLLEIPRPSMAATGVSICLYYLSYNLDVMEIVCMHPHQVLSDVVNYALWLMECSHASGCRITTLFFSRCFSFPAVLELFDHYDGLRRLVNLISTLEILNSEDPDGHVSNDKIFATCQRGKHTCMALRKYFEAHLAIKLEQVKQSLQSPEGAIPVHSSPPYKACSYTGEQIEEMMEFLIEYGPTQLYWEPAEVFLKLSCVQLLLQLISIACKWKTYYARTDTVRFALDVLAILTVVPKIQLQLADSVKVLDEHGSTVSTVGISIILAVAEGEYFLHDAEIQKSALRVIINCVCGPDNRISSFGKFTSGTALRKLSQIPKSSEHPLAKMWNVVQSNDGIKVLLSLLSVKMPITDADQIRALACKVLVGLSRSSTVTQIISKLPLFSSWQIQQLKKEPVLEDKCSYHVKFCNYADELIKKISGKPLLLGTDMSLAGLQKAGIVAQSRITFSGKELLLLIRNHLISKGLGESATVLTREADLPITAASHPSAFTPVTAAAPTVSLPKNPQIANGITSLMGSIADFGASAHSVPIILPSNPLPFPPQDSLPLIGRVSFIRERPSLCNGRNTQVLWQKSEPSTHSQSHAVKTQLNRHLSSPPTLDSIITEHLREQHARCKNPIATCPPFSLFTPHQCPEPKQRRQAPTNFTSRLNCRSWFPKYGGIDGGGFDRHLIFRRFHPISVFPEAHEDESGLTCCAFSAQERFLMLGNCTGQLKLYNVFSGQEEASYNCHNSAITHLEPSRDGSLLLTSATWSQPLSALWGMRSVFDMKHSFTEDHYVEFSKYSQDQVIGTKGDMAHVYDIETGTKMLTLFNPDLANNYKRNCATFDPTDDLVLNDGVLWDVRSAQAIHKFDKFNRNISGVFHPNGLEVIINTEIWDLRTFHLLHTVPALDQCRVVFNYTGTVMYGAMLQADDEDDFLEERTKSPFGSSFRTFNATDYKPIATIDVKRNIFDLGRDTKDCYLAVIENQGSMDAPNMDTVCRLYEVGRQRLAEEEDEEEDAEEEEQEEESEDDGTDDVENLDTDQWQDAEMEEADNSENAMQDGDNVLSPSDEELASLEEGEEGEEEDSDAEEEEEVILVEDSSDHSDWEDDIFFSLNE